Proteins from one Phaenicophaeus curvirostris isolate KB17595 chromosome 18, BPBGC_Pcur_1.0, whole genome shotgun sequence genomic window:
- the TCFL5 gene encoding transcription factor-like 5 protein isoform X1: protein MSGSAPEKPQTSLPPSTACVPDPAPVAGGPSDVAFGEQNLSFTAKDISLVEMMEIEYTQLQHILYSHMEAQASEGEVEARLNCLPLPGNSADPPLHQTSQNTGQEGYSSNSSGNQVVYPVVCQSGLPSESSLLSSIPHLGYADFQELRMMLLSESNLPLNQTDRTPNGSSVEGPGHSLVKVKHGENFVEMNKENIFVENSALARGPRSKSAVRVRLEDRFNSIQRENPRCQEPQESGVTRNNLVTLIQQPSELIGVPLHQQENKCPALGKNQTAPTTPSLPLTYPLFTVNTCSTTGSANPSQAQTSGTSCTSLEAVRHQDVGVPKTLSICYQEIQSTKQTVGMMHKAFPEEVWIKVGEDALSKQVINRRSYSLISPLDTNMDHRPLGEIQDMHEDSQSSASSVGPWQSVQSNSSVQMHGVTQDGITQRRERHNRMERDRRRRIRVCCDELNLLVPFCNVDTDKATTLKWTTAFLKYIQERHGDSLKQEFETVFCGKTGRRLKIARSDSFVTCPVQENTRGRGDQVV, encoded by the exons ATGTCAGGATCAGCCCCAGAGAAGCCTCAGACCTCCCTTCCTCCGAGCACAGCTTGTGTTCCTGATCCTGCTCCCGTCGCTGGAGGCCCAAGTGACGTTGCCTTTGGTGAGCAAAACCTTAGCTTCACCGCCAAAGACATCAGCCTGGTGGAGATGATGGAAATTGAGTATACCCAGCTGCAGCACATACTTTACTCACATATGGAGGCACAAGCTAGTGAAGGTGAAGTGGAAGCTAGGCTCAATTGTCTCCCTTTGCCTGGCAATTCTGCAGACCCTCCTCTGCACCAGACCTCACAGAACACGGGTCAGGAGGGGTATTCTTCAAACAGCTCGGGGAACCAGGTGGTTTACCCAGTTGTCTGTCAGTCAGGGTTACCTTCTGAGAGCAGTTTGCTGAGTTCAATCCCACATTTGGGCTATGCTGACTTCCAGGAGCTCAGAATGATGTTACTTAGCGAGTCTAACCTTCCCTTGAACCAAACAGATAGAACGCCCAACGGTAGCTCTGTAGAAGGCCCAGGACACAGCTTAGTAAAAGTTAAGCACGGTGAAAACTTTGTTGAgatgaataaagaaaacatatttgttGAAAATTCGGCACTGGCACGAGGGCCGAGATCTAAATCTGCAGTCAGAGTTCGGTTGGAAGACAGATTCAACAGCATCCAGAGAGAAAACCCCAGATGTCAAGAACCCCAAGAATCTGGAGTAACTCGTAACAA tttagTAACATTGATTCAACAGCCATCAGAGTTGATAGGTGTTCCTCTCCATCAGCAAGAAAACAAGTGTCCTGCATTAGGGAAAAATCAGACAGCACCTACCACACCTTCTTTACCACTTACATACCCGTTATTTACTGTGAATACATGTTCTACCACTGGAAGCGCTAATCCTTCACAAGCACAG ACTTCTGGAACGTCTTGCACTAGTTTGGAAGCTGTCAGACACCAGGACGTTGGGGTACCCAAGACATTATCTATCTGCTATCAGGAAATTCAGTCCACAAAACAGACAGTAGGTATGATGCATAAAGCTTTTCCTGAGGAAGTTTGGATTAAAGTTGGAG aagacGCTTTATCCAAGCAAGTGATCAACAGAAGAAGTTACAGCCTAATAAGCCCTTTGGATACAAACATGGATCACAGACCTCTTGGTGAAATTCAAGATATGCATGAGGATAGCCAGAGTAGTGCATCTTCCGTGGGTCCCTGGCAGTCAGTGCAGTCAAATTCAAGTGTGCAGATGCACGGTGTTACACAGGATGGAATCACTCAGCGAAGAGAAAGACATAACCGCATGGAGAGAGACAGAAG GCGCAGAATCCGGGTTTGCTGTGATGAGCTGAACCTTCTGGTTCCTTTCTGTAACGTTGATACTGATAAGGCAACAACGTTAAAATGGACGACCGCTTTTCTGAAGTACATCCAGGAAAGGCACGGTGATTCTCTGAAACAG gAATTTGAGACTGTGTTCTGTGGTAAAACAGGCAGGAGATTAAAAATAGCAAGATCAGACTCATTTGTAACGTGTCCAGTGCAGGAAAACACACGTGGCCGTGGAGACCAAGTAGTCTGA
- the TCFL5 gene encoding transcription factor-like 5 protein isoform X3 — MSGSAPEKPQTSLPPSTACVPDPAPVAGGPSDVAFGEQNLSFTAKDISLVEMMEIEYTQLQHILYSHMEAQASEGEVEARLNCLPLPGNSADPPLHQTSQNTGQEGYSSNSSGNQVVYPVVCQSGLPSESSLLSSIPHLGYADFQELRMMLLSESNLPLNQTDRTPNGSSVEGPGHSLVKVKHGENFVEMNKENIFVENSALARGPRSKSAVRVRLEDRFNSIQRENPRCQEPQESGVTRNNLVTLIQQPSELIGVPLHQQENKCPALGKNQTAPTTPSLPLTYPLFTVNTCSTTGSANPSQAQTSGTSCTSLEAVRHQDVGVPKTLSICYQEIQSTKQTVEDALSKQVINRRSYSLISPLDTNMDHRPLGEIQDMHEDSQSSASSVGPWQSVQSNSSVQMHGVTQDGITQRRERHNRMERDRRRRIRVCCDELNLLVPFCNVDTDKATTLKWTTAFLKYIQERHGDSLKQEFETVFCGKTGRRLKIARSDSFVTCPVQENTRGRGDQVV; from the exons ATGTCAGGATCAGCCCCAGAGAAGCCTCAGACCTCCCTTCCTCCGAGCACAGCTTGTGTTCCTGATCCTGCTCCCGTCGCTGGAGGCCCAAGTGACGTTGCCTTTGGTGAGCAAAACCTTAGCTTCACCGCCAAAGACATCAGCCTGGTGGAGATGATGGAAATTGAGTATACCCAGCTGCAGCACATACTTTACTCACATATGGAGGCACAAGCTAGTGAAGGTGAAGTGGAAGCTAGGCTCAATTGTCTCCCTTTGCCTGGCAATTCTGCAGACCCTCCTCTGCACCAGACCTCACAGAACACGGGTCAGGAGGGGTATTCTTCAAACAGCTCGGGGAACCAGGTGGTTTACCCAGTTGTCTGTCAGTCAGGGTTACCTTCTGAGAGCAGTTTGCTGAGTTCAATCCCACATTTGGGCTATGCTGACTTCCAGGAGCTCAGAATGATGTTACTTAGCGAGTCTAACCTTCCCTTGAACCAAACAGATAGAACGCCCAACGGTAGCTCTGTAGAAGGCCCAGGACACAGCTTAGTAAAAGTTAAGCACGGTGAAAACTTTGTTGAgatgaataaagaaaacatatttgttGAAAATTCGGCACTGGCACGAGGGCCGAGATCTAAATCTGCAGTCAGAGTTCGGTTGGAAGACAGATTCAACAGCATCCAGAGAGAAAACCCCAGATGTCAAGAACCCCAAGAATCTGGAGTAACTCGTAACAA tttagTAACATTGATTCAACAGCCATCAGAGTTGATAGGTGTTCCTCTCCATCAGCAAGAAAACAAGTGTCCTGCATTAGGGAAAAATCAGACAGCACCTACCACACCTTCTTTACCACTTACATACCCGTTATTTACTGTGAATACATGTTCTACCACTGGAAGCGCTAATCCTTCACAAGCACAG ACTTCTGGAACGTCTTGCACTAGTTTGGAAGCTGTCAGACACCAGGACGTTGGGGTACCCAAGACATTATCTATCTGCTATCAGGAAATTCAGTCCACAAAACAGACAGTAG aagacGCTTTATCCAAGCAAGTGATCAACAGAAGAAGTTACAGCCTAATAAGCCCTTTGGATACAAACATGGATCACAGACCTCTTGGTGAAATTCAAGATATGCATGAGGATAGCCAGAGTAGTGCATCTTCCGTGGGTCCCTGGCAGTCAGTGCAGTCAAATTCAAGTGTGCAGATGCACGGTGTTACACAGGATGGAATCACTCAGCGAAGAGAAAGACATAACCGCATGGAGAGAGACAGAAG GCGCAGAATCCGGGTTTGCTGTGATGAGCTGAACCTTCTGGTTCCTTTCTGTAACGTTGATACTGATAAGGCAACAACGTTAAAATGGACGACCGCTTTTCTGAAGTACATCCAGGAAAGGCACGGTGATTCTCTGAAACAG gAATTTGAGACTGTGTTCTGTGGTAAAACAGGCAGGAGATTAAAAATAGCAAGATCAGACTCATTTGTAACGTGTCCAGTGCAGGAAAACACACGTGGCCGTGGAGACCAAGTAGTCTGA
- the TCFL5 gene encoding transcription factor-like 5 protein isoform X4: MSGSAPEKPQTSLPPSTACVPDPAPVAGGPSDVAFGEQNLSFTAKDISLVEMMEIEYTQLQHILYSHMEAQASEGEVEARLNCLPLPGNSADPPLHQTSQNTGQEGYSSNSSGNQVVYPVVCQSGLPSESSLLSSIPHLGYADFQELRMMLLSESNLPLNQTDRTPNGSSVEGPGHSLVKVKHGENFVEMNKENIFVENSALARGPRSKSAVRVRLEDRFNSIQRENPRCQEPQESGVTRNNLVTLIQQPSELIGVPLHQQENKCPALGKNQTAPTTPSLPLTYPLFTVNTCSTTGSANPSQAQTSGTSCTSLEAVRHQDVGVPKTLSICYQEIQSTKQTVDALSKQVINRRSYSLISPLDTNMDHRPLGEIQDMHEDSQSSASSVGPWQSVQSNSSVQMHGVTQDGITQRRERHNRMERDRRRRIRVCCDELNLLVPFCNVDTDKATTLKWTTAFLKYIQERHGDSLKQEFETVFCGKTGRRLKIARSDSFVTCPVQENTRGRGDQVV, from the exons ATGTCAGGATCAGCCCCAGAGAAGCCTCAGACCTCCCTTCCTCCGAGCACAGCTTGTGTTCCTGATCCTGCTCCCGTCGCTGGAGGCCCAAGTGACGTTGCCTTTGGTGAGCAAAACCTTAGCTTCACCGCCAAAGACATCAGCCTGGTGGAGATGATGGAAATTGAGTATACCCAGCTGCAGCACATACTTTACTCACATATGGAGGCACAAGCTAGTGAAGGTGAAGTGGAAGCTAGGCTCAATTGTCTCCCTTTGCCTGGCAATTCTGCAGACCCTCCTCTGCACCAGACCTCACAGAACACGGGTCAGGAGGGGTATTCTTCAAACAGCTCGGGGAACCAGGTGGTTTACCCAGTTGTCTGTCAGTCAGGGTTACCTTCTGAGAGCAGTTTGCTGAGTTCAATCCCACATTTGGGCTATGCTGACTTCCAGGAGCTCAGAATGATGTTACTTAGCGAGTCTAACCTTCCCTTGAACCAAACAGATAGAACGCCCAACGGTAGCTCTGTAGAAGGCCCAGGACACAGCTTAGTAAAAGTTAAGCACGGTGAAAACTTTGTTGAgatgaataaagaaaacatatttgttGAAAATTCGGCACTGGCACGAGGGCCGAGATCTAAATCTGCAGTCAGAGTTCGGTTGGAAGACAGATTCAACAGCATCCAGAGAGAAAACCCCAGATGTCAAGAACCCCAAGAATCTGGAGTAACTCGTAACAA tttagTAACATTGATTCAACAGCCATCAGAGTTGATAGGTGTTCCTCTCCATCAGCAAGAAAACAAGTGTCCTGCATTAGGGAAAAATCAGACAGCACCTACCACACCTTCTTTACCACTTACATACCCGTTATTTACTGTGAATACATGTTCTACCACTGGAAGCGCTAATCCTTCACAAGCACAG ACTTCTGGAACGTCTTGCACTAGTTTGGAAGCTGTCAGACACCAGGACGTTGGGGTACCCAAGACATTATCTATCTGCTATCAGGAAATTCAGTCCACAAAACAGACAGTAG acGCTTTATCCAAGCAAGTGATCAACAGAAGAAGTTACAGCCTAATAAGCCCTTTGGATACAAACATGGATCACAGACCTCTTGGTGAAATTCAAGATATGCATGAGGATAGCCAGAGTAGTGCATCTTCCGTGGGTCCCTGGCAGTCAGTGCAGTCAAATTCAAGTGTGCAGATGCACGGTGTTACACAGGATGGAATCACTCAGCGAAGAGAAAGACATAACCGCATGGAGAGAGACAGAAG GCGCAGAATCCGGGTTTGCTGTGATGAGCTGAACCTTCTGGTTCCTTTCTGTAACGTTGATACTGATAAGGCAACAACGTTAAAATGGACGACCGCTTTTCTGAAGTACATCCAGGAAAGGCACGGTGATTCTCTGAAACAG gAATTTGAGACTGTGTTCTGTGGTAAAACAGGCAGGAGATTAAAAATAGCAAGATCAGACTCATTTGTAACGTGTCCAGTGCAGGAAAACACACGTGGCCGTGGAGACCAAGTAGTCTGA
- the TCFL5 gene encoding transcription factor-like 5 protein isoform X2, which yields MSGSAPEKPQTSLPPSTACVPDPAPVAGGPSDVAFGEQNLSFTAKDISLVEMMEIEYTQLQHILYSHMEAQASEGEVEARLNCLPLPGNSADPPLHQTSQNTGQEGYSSNSSGNQVVYPVVCQSGLPSESSLLSSIPHLGYADFQELRMMLLSESNLPLNQTDRTPNGSSVEGPGHSLVKVKHGENFVEMNKENIFVENSALARGPRSKSAVRVRLEDRFNSIQRENPRCQEPQESGVTRNNLVTLIQQPSELIGVPLHQQENKCPALGKNQTAPTTPSLPLTYPLFTVNTCSTTGSANPSQAQTSGTSCTSLEAVRHQDVGVPKTLSICYQEIQSTKQTVGMMHKAFPEEVWIKVGDALSKQVINRRSYSLISPLDTNMDHRPLGEIQDMHEDSQSSASSVGPWQSVQSNSSVQMHGVTQDGITQRRERHNRMERDRRRRIRVCCDELNLLVPFCNVDTDKATTLKWTTAFLKYIQERHGDSLKQEFETVFCGKTGRRLKIARSDSFVTCPVQENTRGRGDQVV from the exons ATGTCAGGATCAGCCCCAGAGAAGCCTCAGACCTCCCTTCCTCCGAGCACAGCTTGTGTTCCTGATCCTGCTCCCGTCGCTGGAGGCCCAAGTGACGTTGCCTTTGGTGAGCAAAACCTTAGCTTCACCGCCAAAGACATCAGCCTGGTGGAGATGATGGAAATTGAGTATACCCAGCTGCAGCACATACTTTACTCACATATGGAGGCACAAGCTAGTGAAGGTGAAGTGGAAGCTAGGCTCAATTGTCTCCCTTTGCCTGGCAATTCTGCAGACCCTCCTCTGCACCAGACCTCACAGAACACGGGTCAGGAGGGGTATTCTTCAAACAGCTCGGGGAACCAGGTGGTTTACCCAGTTGTCTGTCAGTCAGGGTTACCTTCTGAGAGCAGTTTGCTGAGTTCAATCCCACATTTGGGCTATGCTGACTTCCAGGAGCTCAGAATGATGTTACTTAGCGAGTCTAACCTTCCCTTGAACCAAACAGATAGAACGCCCAACGGTAGCTCTGTAGAAGGCCCAGGACACAGCTTAGTAAAAGTTAAGCACGGTGAAAACTTTGTTGAgatgaataaagaaaacatatttgttGAAAATTCGGCACTGGCACGAGGGCCGAGATCTAAATCTGCAGTCAGAGTTCGGTTGGAAGACAGATTCAACAGCATCCAGAGAGAAAACCCCAGATGTCAAGAACCCCAAGAATCTGGAGTAACTCGTAACAA tttagTAACATTGATTCAACAGCCATCAGAGTTGATAGGTGTTCCTCTCCATCAGCAAGAAAACAAGTGTCCTGCATTAGGGAAAAATCAGACAGCACCTACCACACCTTCTTTACCACTTACATACCCGTTATTTACTGTGAATACATGTTCTACCACTGGAAGCGCTAATCCTTCACAAGCACAG ACTTCTGGAACGTCTTGCACTAGTTTGGAAGCTGTCAGACACCAGGACGTTGGGGTACCCAAGACATTATCTATCTGCTATCAGGAAATTCAGTCCACAAAACAGACAGTAGGTATGATGCATAAAGCTTTTCCTGAGGAAGTTTGGATTAAAGTTGGAG acGCTTTATCCAAGCAAGTGATCAACAGAAGAAGTTACAGCCTAATAAGCCCTTTGGATACAAACATGGATCACAGACCTCTTGGTGAAATTCAAGATATGCATGAGGATAGCCAGAGTAGTGCATCTTCCGTGGGTCCCTGGCAGTCAGTGCAGTCAAATTCAAGTGTGCAGATGCACGGTGTTACACAGGATGGAATCACTCAGCGAAGAGAAAGACATAACCGCATGGAGAGAGACAGAAG GCGCAGAATCCGGGTTTGCTGTGATGAGCTGAACCTTCTGGTTCCTTTCTGTAACGTTGATACTGATAAGGCAACAACGTTAAAATGGACGACCGCTTTTCTGAAGTACATCCAGGAAAGGCACGGTGATTCTCTGAAACAG gAATTTGAGACTGTGTTCTGTGGTAAAACAGGCAGGAGATTAAAAATAGCAAGATCAGACTCATTTGTAACGTGTCCAGTGCAGGAAAACACACGTGGCCGTGGAGACCAAGTAGTCTGA